In Terriglobales bacterium, one genomic interval encodes:
- the menC gene encoding o-succinylbenzoate synthase, whose amino-acid sequence MIKIEAITLREIRMPLVHFFETSFSRTYDRRILLICLHCQGIEAWGECVAGEGPHYSEESIDTAWYVTREYLAPAILGKTLERGGDSVPLFAAVRGHRMAKAAVENALWHAESIEKGVPLWNLLGGTRSEVPCGVSIGIQDSVEQLLEKIQIELASGYQRIKVKIKPGWDVSVIERIRARWPKIVLSCDANSAYTLEDANHLMKLDAFNLLMIEQPLWNDDVYFHARLQKQLKTAICLDESIRSARDAQMAIELGSCRIVNIKVGRVGGFSEAIAVHNTCKAAGIPVWCGGMLESGIGRTQNLALSTLENFILPGDVSASKRYWKEDIIEPEVLVSPQGTIQVSNQVGIGHAIRKDLIQRLTVREETLSAVSAGI is encoded by the coding sequence ATGATTAAGATCGAAGCCATCACGCTGCGCGAGATCCGCATGCCGCTGGTGCACTTCTTTGAGACCAGCTTTAGCCGGACTTATGACCGTCGCATTCTTCTGATTTGCCTTCATTGCCAAGGAATAGAGGCCTGGGGAGAGTGCGTCGCCGGAGAGGGTCCGCACTATTCCGAAGAATCCATTGATACCGCCTGGTATGTGACTCGTGAATATTTAGCGCCTGCCATCCTGGGAAAAACTCTCGAACGCGGTGGTGATTCCGTGCCTTTGTTTGCTGCAGTTCGCGGGCATCGTATGGCCAAGGCCGCAGTTGAGAATGCGTTGTGGCACGCTGAATCTATAGAGAAGGGAGTTCCTCTCTGGAACCTGCTGGGTGGCACACGCTCTGAAGTTCCGTGTGGAGTTTCCATCGGCATACAGGACTCAGTCGAACAACTGCTGGAAAAAATCCAAATCGAATTGGCTTCTGGCTACCAGCGCATCAAAGTCAAGATCAAACCCGGTTGGGATGTTAGCGTGATCGAACGCATTCGTGCCCGTTGGCCCAAGATTGTGCTGAGCTGCGATGCCAATTCTGCCTACACACTCGAAGACGCCAACCATCTCATGAAGCTTGATGCCTTCAACCTGTTAATGATTGAACAGCCCTTATGGAACGATGACGTCTACTTCCATGCCCGGCTGCAAAAGCAGCTTAAGACCGCAATTTGCCTGGATGAAAGCATTCGCTCAGCGCGCGACGCGCAAATGGCTATCGAACTTGGCTCCTGCCGCATCGTGAATATCAAAGTGGGGCGGGTGGGCGGCTTCAGTGAAGCGATTGCCGTGCACAACACCTGCAAGGCTGCAGGAATTCCGGTGTGGTGCGGCGGAATGTTGGAATCCGGCATCGGACGCACCCAAAACCTCGCGCTTTCCACCCTTGAGAATTTCATCTTGCCGGGAGATGTTTCCGCCTCCAAGCGTTATTGGAAAGAGGACATCATCGAACCCGAAGTCCTGGTATCACCCCAGGGTACGATTCAAGTCTCGAATCAAGTGGGGATCGGTCACGCAATCCGAAAAGATTTGATTCAACGGCTCACGGTAAGAGAAGAAACGTTGAGCGCTGTTTCTGCCGGAATCTGA